In Fervidobacterium nodosum Rt17-B1, one genomic interval encodes:
- a CDS encoding ABC transporter substrate-binding protein — MRKLLSVLLFLGLFVSIFAEVGVYNDKVVIGTFQALSGPYAVIGQEMTKGMKAYFNWVNNRGGVYGRKIELIVADDQLNPAKTVVEVKRLVEQDKVFAIVGGLGTYGCLAVMDYLEQNKVPFVYQGAGTSKLVVPPKRYIFGVQPDYTLEGTLIAKYVGEIAKFKSPAIVYMNNDIGLEGYTAFKGKLSDYKMSPVVEISYNPADTDYSGLVVKLVEKNPDVVIIYGLITDTIRWIKTIRDYGLNSKIITIYPNADPSFISLAGNYAEGVIFTGWVPLATPDRPDFVRDYQRAISIFQITYPKQIPSSYAVAGFIAAEVFTEGLVRAGKNLTREGLVKALESFKNWNGILAKDITWGPNLRRGKSSMYLMVVKNKQFVPLTDLIRP; from the coding sequence ATGAGAAAGTTACTGAGTGTTTTGTTGTTCTTAGGTTTGTTTGTGAGTATATTTGCAGAGGTTGGAGTTTACAACGATAAGGTGGTTATTGGAACATTTCAAGCATTATCAGGTCCTTATGCAGTTATCGGTCAAGAAATGACAAAAGGTATGAAAGCTTACTTCAATTGGGTTAACAACCGTGGCGGAGTTTACGGAAGAAAGATTGAACTCATAGTCGCTGATGATCAGCTTAATCCCGCGAAGACAGTTGTTGAAGTAAAAAGACTTGTTGAGCAAGATAAGGTTTTTGCCATAGTTGGTGGGCTCGGTACCTATGGTTGTCTTGCCGTTATGGATTATCTTGAACAAAACAAAGTACCGTTCGTTTACCAAGGTGCGGGTACATCAAAGCTTGTTGTTCCTCCAAAAAGATATATATTCGGTGTGCAACCAGACTACACACTTGAAGGTACACTCATCGCAAAGTACGTCGGAGAAATTGCTAAGTTCAAATCACCAGCTATTGTTTACATGAACAACGATATTGGTTTAGAAGGATACACTGCATTTAAAGGTAAACTCAGTGATTACAAAATGTCACCAGTTGTGGAAATTTCCTACAACCCGGCGGATACAGATTACAGTGGTTTAGTTGTAAAATTAGTCGAGAAGAATCCAGATGTTGTAATTATCTACGGACTTATAACTGATACAATCAGATGGATTAAGACAATAAGAGATTACGGTCTTAACAGTAAGATTATAACGATTTATCCTAATGCTGATCCATCATTCATTAGCCTTGCTGGAAATTACGCTGAAGGTGTTATCTTCACAGGATGGGTCCCACTCGCAACACCAGATAGACCTGATTTCGTTAGGGATTATCAGAGGGCTATTTCCATATTCCAAATTACTTATCCAAAGCAAATTCCATCTTCATACGCTGTTGCTGGTTTTATAGCAGCTGAGGTATTTACAGAAGGACTTGTCAGAGCTGGTAAGAATCTTACAAGAGAAGGACTTGTAAAAGCACTTGAGAGTTTCAAGAATTGGAATGGAATTCTTGCAAAGGATATAACATGGGGACCAAATCTAAGACGCGGTAAGTCATCGATGTACCTCATGGTTGTTAAAAACAAACAGTTTGTTCCACTAACAGATTTAATAAGGCCATAA
- a CDS encoding acetyl-CoA hydrolase/transferase family protein — protein sequence MGLPMDFDKMYKEKVVDVDYVLSKLEDDWTIVVGMTPMEPKVFQRNLHRTKAKGLEVFTCLNTEPYDYCSKPEYFDKFYNYSWFFGPYNRNLSKNTYYVPNNLHQSATNLIETTKINVFVGVASPMDSKGFLTLSASVVYEKDVLEHADMVVLEVNPNAPRTHGDTQVHISDVDYIIEVDYELPQAELLEPMDVERKIAENIVELIDDGSTIQLGIGGIPNAVAKFLKDKKDLGVHTEMFTESMIELFEVGAITNKRKTLWNGKFVCTFAYGSKKMYEFLDENPAVLFLRGRYVNDPYVIAQNEKMVSINTALMVDLTGNVCSEAIGTRHYSGTGGQLDTHRGAVKSKGGKGIIAMRSTAKDGTVSTIVPMLPAGSPITVPRQELDYIVTEWGAVRLRGLPTRKRVQALISIAHPDFREELTKQAKEIGLI from the coding sequence ATGGGACTTCCTATGGATTTTGATAAGATGTACAAAGAAAAAGTTGTCGATGTAGATTACGTACTCTCAAAGCTTGAGGATGATTGGACTATAGTCGTGGGTATGACTCCTATGGAACCGAAGGTTTTTCAAAGGAATTTGCACCGCACAAAAGCTAAAGGTTTAGAGGTTTTTACGTGTTTGAATACCGAACCTTACGATTACTGCAGTAAGCCAGAGTATTTCGATAAGTTTTACAATTACTCTTGGTTTTTTGGTCCGTACAACAGGAATCTTTCAAAGAATACGTATTACGTTCCAAACAATCTCCACCAATCGGCGACAAATCTCATCGAAACAACGAAAATAAATGTTTTTGTCGGTGTGGCATCACCTATGGATTCGAAAGGTTTTTTAACGCTCTCTGCGAGTGTGGTTTACGAAAAAGATGTGCTTGAACACGCGGATATGGTTGTTTTGGAGGTAAATCCGAACGCTCCTCGAACACATGGGGATACACAAGTTCATATATCGGATGTGGATTACATAATAGAGGTAGATTACGAATTACCTCAGGCGGAATTGCTTGAACCTATGGACGTTGAGAGGAAGATTGCGGAGAATATCGTCGAACTTATAGATGATGGATCAACTATTCAATTGGGTATTGGTGGTATCCCAAATGCTGTTGCGAAGTTTTTAAAGGACAAAAAAGACCTCGGGGTACACACGGAGATGTTTACAGAGAGTATGATTGAGCTCTTTGAGGTTGGTGCAATAACTAACAAAAGAAAAACCTTATGGAATGGAAAGTTTGTCTGTACGTTCGCGTACGGTTCGAAGAAGATGTATGAATTTCTTGATGAAAATCCCGCGGTTTTGTTTTTGAGGGGAAGGTATGTCAACGATCCGTACGTTATAGCTCAAAATGAGAAGATGGTAAGTATTAATACAGCTTTGATGGTTGATTTGACTGGTAACGTGTGCTCGGAAGCGATTGGCACAAGACATTACAGTGGTACAGGTGGGCAGCTTGACACACACAGAGGTGCTGTGAAGAGTAAAGGTGGTAAAGGGATAATCGCTATGCGCTCAACTGCAAAAGATGGAACGGTCTCAACGATAGTTCCAATGTTACCAGCTGGTTCGCCGATTACCGTTCCAAGACAGGAATTGGATTACATCGTTACAGAGTGGGGTGCTGTTAGATTGAGAGGTCTTCCAACACGAAAGCGTGTTCAGGCTTTGATATCAATAGCTCACCCTGATTTTCGTGAAGAGTTAACAAAGCAGGCAAAGGAAATTGGGTTAATCTAG
- a CDS encoding TetR/AcrR family transcriptional regulator, which produces MNSGKRGNQKRIPRRVDGIESKNKIKTAAIDLFSKSNFSDVSISQITKHAKMSTGAFYQYYINKDELFREILEEFFEDLNDNLKASNLKESALNYLEYAKKNQKLFKIVHLNEYLFEWIRNEYDGIFRNISEKFDLTDVGYFYFWSPLKFVVGFSDLIETEIVGEHFVDLLVSGIVLECPDVLIPEVFAFQPKKHVIEIDEKREHILANAETLFGTYGYEKTQVYDIAKASGIAVGTFYLYFKNKLELLHELVRWINKGLRYNVKLAVERCQKCNRLVQEIAGLYAFVQFFKMHSNMYRIVRESQTIDRDIAKEYYLSIYRPYVNALRKSVESGNLVLKGKYAHEEEINYLAIMLMSFGHYIGERYLLAGQMKGEKREVLEFFLKDLYEYICRGLGVK; this is translated from the coding sequence ATGAATTCAGGTAAGAGAGGTAATCAAAAACGTATTCCACGAAGAGTTGATGGAATTGAATCAAAAAACAAAATAAAAACCGCCGCTATCGATTTATTTAGTAAATCGAATTTCTCAGATGTTTCTATTTCGCAAATTACAAAACATGCGAAAATGAGCACGGGCGCATTTTATCAGTATTACATAAACAAAGACGAGCTTTTTAGGGAGATATTGGAGGAGTTTTTTGAAGATTTAAATGATAATTTGAAAGCCTCCAATTTAAAAGAATCTGCTCTCAATTATTTAGAATACGCTAAAAAGAATCAGAAGCTTTTCAAGATTGTCCATTTAAATGAATATCTTTTTGAATGGATTAGGAATGAGTACGATGGTATCTTTAGAAACATATCTGAAAAATTTGATTTAACGGATGTGGGGTATTTTTACTTTTGGTCTCCTCTAAAGTTTGTGGTTGGATTCTCAGATTTAATTGAGACTGAGATAGTTGGTGAGCATTTCGTTGATTTGTTGGTGAGCGGTATTGTCCTAGAGTGCCCCGATGTTTTGATTCCGGAAGTATTCGCATTTCAACCGAAAAAGCACGTTATTGAAATCGATGAGAAAAGAGAACATATACTTGCCAACGCGGAAACTCTATTTGGCACTTATGGGTATGAAAAAACGCAGGTTTACGATATAGCTAAAGCTTCAGGAATAGCGGTCGGCACGTTTTATTTGTATTTTAAGAATAAACTGGAGTTGTTGCATGAACTTGTGCGTTGGATAAATAAAGGTCTAAGGTACAACGTCAAACTTGCGGTTGAAAGATGTCAAAAGTGTAATAGGTTGGTCCAAGAAATAGCCGGATTGTACGCATTTGTTCAATTTTTTAAAATGCATTCAAACATGTACAGGATAGTGAGGGAGAGTCAGACTATAGATAGGGATATAGCGAAAGAGTATTATTTGTCTATTTATAGACCTTACGTAAATGCTTTGAGAAAATCTGTCGAAAGTGGAAATTTAGTTTTAAAAGGCAAATACGCCCATGAAGAAGAAATCAATTACCTTGCCATTATGCTTATGAGTTTTGGTCATTACATAGGAGAAAGGTATTTGTTGGCTGGTCAGATGAAGGGGGAAAAGAGAGAGGTTTTAGAGTTTTTCTTGAAGGATCTCTACGAGTACATATGTAGAGGATTAGGGGTGAAATGA
- a CDS encoding 3-oxoacyl-ACP synthase III family protein codes for MRYAKIISSGMYVPQKIMSNSEFEKLTMFTIDPYFSDVIGINHRHVSEDWETPTYMAAEAAKKALQRVGMSPEEIDLIIVGTDTPESVSPPDAPRVQYLIGAHKAEPLAFNVNASCANGALMLDIAARYIAMGDYKNVLVIGTYAMTKFLSWKYSWEALFSDGAGALLLTASDEPGFIGSVARADGSWWQNWGIYMGAGTMNLQGFERGLHKLDLRAAYPATVNEEGWPMLINKLLEKYGILKDEIGMIFFTQVRKKTIEKVMEILELPKEKAHMIMHKYGYTGSACVYMAYDDAFDEGKLKDLKGKFVIFLTSGVGFQQVAAAFRM; via the coding sequence ATGAGGTATGCAAAGATTATTTCATCGGGTATGTATGTTCCACAGAAGATTATGAGCAACTCTGAATTTGAGAAGCTTACGATGTTTACGATTGATCCTTATTTTTCTGATGTTATTGGTATTAATCATAGGCACGTTTCCGAGGATTGGGAGACACCAACGTATATGGCAGCCGAGGCTGCGAAAAAGGCTTTGCAAAGGGTTGGTATGAGCCCAGAAGAGATTGACTTGATTATCGTTGGTACGGATACTCCAGAATCTGTATCTCCACCAGACGCACCAAGGGTACAATATCTTATCGGTGCGCACAAGGCGGAACCTCTTGCGTTTAATGTCAACGCTTCGTGTGCCAATGGCGCTCTTATGCTCGATATAGCAGCTCGATATATAGCTATGGGAGATTACAAAAACGTCCTTGTGATTGGTACTTACGCAATGACGAAGTTTCTCAGTTGGAAGTATTCTTGGGAAGCTCTTTTCAGTGATGGTGCTGGGGCTCTGCTTTTGACGGCATCGGATGAGCCCGGTTTCATCGGCAGTGTGGCACGAGCAGATGGAAGTTGGTGGCAGAATTGGGGTATATACATGGGCGCTGGAACAATGAACTTGCAAGGTTTTGAAAGGGGATTACATAAGTTAGATTTGAGAGCGGCATACCCAGCAACAGTTAACGAAGAAGGATGGCCAATGCTTATAAATAAACTATTGGAAAAATACGGAATTTTAAAAGATGAAATTGGAATGATTTTCTTTACGCAAGTTAGGAAGAAGACAATAGAAAAAGTTATGGAAATACTAGAATTACCAAAGGAAAAAGCCCACATGATTATGCATAAGTATGGCTATACAGGTTCTGCATGCGTATATATGGCTTACGATGATGCTTTCGATGAAGGTAAATTGAAAGATTTGAAAGGTAAGTTTGTTATCTTCTTAACATCTGGTGTTGGATTCCAGCAGGTTGCTGCTGCGTTTAGAATGTAA
- a CDS encoding DUF4438 domain-containing protein produces MRTNKEKVVKLSILVEVAHPVVRMPVVDGNGNSYYFPGVGGITYNFGLGDNAFKMHGDHVEPDVSTKNSNKDLNPTCMALACIGNEAVVVSGDGKGMKGYVIGKHGGIDHVLVWVPDKEKLTIGDKIQIKAWGQGLELVDYPNVKMFNIDPELFEKIPIQEKDGKIHVPVTAIVPAYLTGSGIGAGNPAATDYDMNTLDEAEVKRVGLDEVRIGDLVAITDHYNGYGAGGYKSGSISIGVVVHSDCFKTGHGPGMVIIMTAQNGEIVPVIDKESNIKKYLGI; encoded by the coding sequence ATGCGCACGAACAAAGAAAAAGTAGTGAAGCTCTCCATATTAGTGGAAGTTGCGCACCCAGTTGTGAGAATGCCAGTTGTGGATGGTAATGGGAATTCGTATTATTTTCCGGGAGTTGGTGGTATTACGTACAATTTTGGTTTAGGTGATAATGCGTTTAAGATGCACGGTGACCACGTTGAACCTGATGTGAGTACCAAAAATTCCAACAAAGATTTGAATCCAACGTGTATGGCCTTAGCTTGTATAGGTAACGAAGCTGTGGTGGTTTCTGGTGATGGAAAAGGAATGAAAGGTTACGTCATCGGTAAGCATGGTGGAATTGATCATGTGCTCGTTTGGGTACCAGATAAGGAAAAATTGACTATTGGTGATAAAATTCAGATAAAAGCGTGGGGACAGGGATTGGAACTCGTTGATTATCCAAACGTCAAAATGTTCAATATAGACCCTGAACTTTTTGAGAAGATACCAATTCAAGAAAAAGATGGAAAAATCCACGTACCTGTGACAGCAATCGTCCCTGCTTATTTAACTGGTTCTGGAATAGGTGCTGGTAATCCGGCTGCGACAGATTACGATATGAACACCTTAGATGAAGCAGAGGTAAAAAGAGTGGGTTTAGATGAAGTTAGAATAGGTGATTTGGTTGCAATCACTGACCATTATAATGGATACGGTGCGGGTGGATACAAAAGTGGTTCGATTTCGATAGGTGTTGTTGTGCATTCCGATTGTTTCAAAACGGGTCATGGCCCTGGCATGGTTATCATCATGACAGCACAAAACGGAGAGATTGTGCCGGTTATAGACAAGGAAAGTAATATAAAAAAGTACCTCGGGATATAG
- a CDS encoding nitroreductase family protein produces MDILEIIQKRRSIRLFKDMPVSDEVLENIARYALLAPSGRNSKPVELVIVRDKDTIKKIMKAREGAFSFLNTAPACIVVTAMEDSSTWMSDASIVATYIQLLAVNFGLGSCWGHAHDRYHNNLSVEGEVKEILNIPEGYRVLCVIGIGYPNEEKQLHSLDEVEMKKIHREKW; encoded by the coding sequence ATGGATATACTCGAAATAATTCAAAAACGTAGAAGTATAAGGTTATTTAAAGATATGCCTGTTTCTGATGAAGTGCTTGAAAATATCGCAAGATACGCACTTTTGGCACCGAGTGGGAGAAATTCAAAACCCGTTGAGTTGGTAATTGTACGAGATAAAGACACTATCAAAAAGATTATGAAAGCACGCGAAGGTGCATTTTCATTTTTGAATACGGCACCAGCTTGTATAGTTGTTACCGCAATGGAAGATAGTAGTACTTGGATGTCAGATGCTTCAATTGTTGCAACGTACATCCAGCTTTTAGCTGTAAACTTTGGCTTGGGTAGCTGCTGGGGTCACGCACACGATAGATACCACAATAACCTATCTGTGGAAGGTGAAGTCAAGGAAATATTGAATATACCAGAAGGCTACAGAGTATTGTGTGTGATTGGTATTGGGTATCCAAACGAAGAAAAACAGCTTCATTCTTTAGATGAAGTAGAGATGAAGAAAATTCATCGAGAAAAATGGTAA
- a CDS encoding ABC transporter ATP-binding protein, whose protein sequence is MEFNEEYILQVENLSKRFSDKQVLSDVSFSVKKGSIFALIGPNGSGKTTTIRCVLDAIPKDGGKVKLFGSDYLPSVKKKIAVVSEDRKVFRYFTANDYEALWSAVYPNWDKRTYDTLIARYNFNLKQRVEDYSIGMKTLFFVILAISSGAELLILDEPTQHLDPTVRFEIMRLIKSITYEGRTALISSHEIFELEEYATDFAIIKSGVVIYSDSIDEAKEKHRIVGKGEEIAPGSIIGIVGDEVLIRVNEEDRGNKDVGRFPKLNDIVVGYLNSLEDRKTVPIV, encoded by the coding sequence ATGGAGTTTAATGAAGAATATATTTTGCAGGTTGAAAATTTAAGTAAGAGGTTTTCTGATAAGCAGGTTTTAAGCGATGTGTCGTTTTCAGTTAAGAAGGGGAGCATATTTGCGCTGATAGGTCCGAACGGTTCGGGAAAGACAACGACTATACGGTGTGTACTCGACGCCATTCCAAAAGATGGTGGAAAGGTTAAGCTATTTGGCTCAGATTACCTTCCTTCCGTGAAAAAGAAGATAGCGGTTGTATCAGAAGACAGGAAGGTTTTCAGATATTTTACAGCTAACGATTACGAAGCGCTTTGGTCGGCTGTTTATCCGAATTGGGATAAGAGAACGTACGATACTCTGATTGCAAGGTATAACTTTAACTTGAAACAGAGGGTTGAGGATTATTCAATAGGTATGAAAACGTTATTTTTCGTTATACTTGCGATTTCATCCGGCGCTGAATTGTTGATATTGGACGAGCCTACCCAACACCTTGACCCGACTGTGAGGTTTGAGATAATGAGGCTTATAAAGAGTATAACTTACGAGGGAAGGACTGCGTTGATCTCGTCGCATGAGATTTTTGAATTGGAAGAGTACGCAACGGATTTTGCGATTATAAAGTCTGGTGTGGTGATTTATTCTGATTCTATCGACGAGGCGAAAGAGAAACACAGAATAGTGGGAAAAGGTGAAGAAATCGCTCCCGGAAGTATAATAGGGATAGTTGGCGATGAGGTGCTTATAAGGGTTAATGAAGAGGATAGAGGAAATAAAGATGTTGGAAGATTTCCGAAATTGAACGATATAGTTGTTGGGTATTTGAATTCATTGGAAGATAGGAAAACTGTACCGATTGTTTAA